A single bacterium DNA region contains:
- a CDS encoding VOC family protein translates to MSRVTHFEIPADNPERAIQFYSGVFGWTFHKWEGPMQYWMIETGKDAPGIDGGLARRESPDSTPTSVIQVDSIDESLKKIEKSGGKIIVPKSPIPGVGHVAYFHDPERNMLGIFQPDPSAK, encoded by the coding sequence ATGTCACGAGTTACACATTTCGAAATTCCTGCGGACAATCCCGAACGCGCAATTCAATTTTACTCCGGTGTTTTCGGCTGGACGTTTCACAAATGGGAAGGACCGATGCAATACTGGATGATAGAAACGGGTAAAGACGCGCCTGGAATCGATGGTGGTCTTGCGCGCCGGGAAAGTCCGGATTCTACTCCAACCAGCGTGATTCAAGTGGATTCGATCGATGAATCCCTCAAGAAAATTGAAAAGAGCGGCGGCAAGATCATCGTTCCCAAATCCCCCATCCCGGGCGTTGGCCATGTGGCGTACTTTCACGATCCTGAAAGAAATATGCTCGGGATCTTCCAGCCTGATCCTTCCGCTAAATAG